In the genome of Streptomyces sp. NBC_00433, the window CGCCACCAAGCACGTCGACCCCGACCCGCAGGACCCCATCGAGGACCTGAGAGCCGGCTGGGACTTCGCGATCGAGTTCGGCCTGGCCAACCCGGCGCTGTTCACACTGATGTACACCGAGCCCGCCGCGATCACGTCCGCCGCCTTCAAGGCCGGCATGCAGATCCTGATGGGCCGCGTCCGCCGCCTCGCCGCCGGCGGCTGGCTCCGCCTGGACGAGGAGCTCGCCGCCCAGGTCATCCACGCCACCGCCCGCGGCGCCGTGCTCACCTGGCTGTCCCTGCCCGAGGACCGCCGCGACCCGGCCCTGCTGACCACCCTGCGCGAATCCATGGTCGCCGCCGTCACCTCCCACCGGCCCGCCGTCCAGGCCGCGGGCCCCGCGGGCGCCGCCCGCGCGCTGGCCGCCGCACTGCCCGAGCAGACGACGCTCAGCGGTGCGGAGCAGTCTCTGCTGCGGGAGTGGCTGGGCCGGATCGCCGCGGAGGGCTGATCGGCGGGTACGTCCCCGCCCGTACGTTCCCGCCCGTACGTCCCCGCCCGTACGTCCCCGCCCGTGCGGGGCGGCCGGACGCGGGCTTGTTCGGCCCTCCCGACGACGAGCGGGACAACGGGCGGCGGTTCCGCGAAACCCGGATCGGTGTGTAACAACGCGTCCCGGAACTGTCGTTCACCCAGGATGCCGCGGTGACAAGGCTGTTGCGGTTCGCCTCCGATACTGATCACACCTCGCCACCACGTTCGATCACCGGGAGAAACCGTGTCTCGTGCCCTGTGCACCGCCGCTGTCGCCGCAGCCGCTCTCGTCGCGTCTCTCGGCCTGTCTGCCTGCGACTCGGGTTCGTCCACATCGGCCGACTCGCCGGCGAAGCCGTCCGCGTCCACGTCGGCGAGCGCCCCCGCGGCCGCCCCCACCACGGACGCACCGGGCACGGCGGACGCGGCCGACGCGAAGCCCGACCCGGCGGGCACGAAGGCGTCGTCCTCCGGCGGCGGCGGTGAGCCCGTCGCGGCCACCGACGCCCGCTGCCACACCGCCGGGTTGAAGTTCTCC includes:
- a CDS encoding TetR/AcrR family transcriptional regulator encodes the protein MPSPSRGGKSAAAAEPATAPTGREQTRQRVIEAAIDLLTREGRDAVTTRAVADAAGLQAPAIYRLFGDKNGLLDAVAEHGFAAFLATKHVDPDPQDPIEDLRAGWDFAIEFGLANPALFTLMYTEPAAITSAAFKAGMQILMGRVRRLAAGGWLRLDEELAAQVIHATARGAVLTWLSLPEDRRDPALLTTLRESMVAAVTSHRPAVQAAGPAGAARALAAALPEQTTLSGAEQSLLREWLGRIAAEG